The sequence below is a genomic window from Salicibibacter cibarius.
ATCTAGTTCTTTTTTGACACGAACTTCAGTCCAAATGCCGGTTGCATCTATATTCTCTTCTATTTGCACGCCACCATCCTCGAATTGATCTGGCTCTTGTCCCCGGCTAAAACGAGAGAAGTTTGATAAATGTTTGATCGCAAACATTGTTTTATAAGACGTCGTATAAACAGGCACATTTGCTTTTTCCAAGATCGTTCGTCCCTCACCTGTAATCTCCGCCGTTCCCGTGATCGTCACGATAATTGGCTTAGCGGTAGTCTTATCAATTTCGGCGACTTTTTTGCATATTTTTTGGCCTAACTCTCCCCCGAATGTCGTTTGAATGACGATGACATCTACCTCATCTTCATTGATCAAAACCTCAAGGGTGTCTGTGAAAATATGTTGCTCCTTCAAAGCCTGTGCCGTTATATCAATCGGATTTAATGCAGATCCGTAGGACGGGATAATTTCCTCTACTTTAGCTTGTGTTTCATTAGGCAAACGGACGAGTTCTAATCCGAGGGGTTCACTGTAATCCGCCATGGCAATGCCAGCTGCCCCGGAATTGGAAATGGTTACAACTCGATTTCCGTTTGATTGCTTTCCACGGGAAAAAACTTTCATTAAATCAATCATGTCGTCGACATCATTGGCAGTTACCAAACCGTATTGCTTAGCGATTGCCTGGAACGTTTCATCAGACCCTGTTAACGAAGCGGTATGGGACATCGCCGCTTTTCTTCCTATTTCTGAGCGACCGGCTTTTAAGACAATGAGCGGTTTTTTTAACGTTTTGGCCCTTTTCGCCAATCGAATTAACATTTCGCCATCAGGAATCCCTTCCAAATACCCTGCCACAACATCTGTATCCCCATCTTCCAGCATGTAGGCGATACAATCCAATGTATGAAGGTCGATCTGATTCCCAGTATTAATAACGTGAGAGAAACCTATGTTTTCCTCTTGGGCCAACCCGAAAAGGGAGAAACCAAGGGCGCCGCTTTGAGAGGCGAACCCTACGTTCCCGGAAAGAAAACCTTCCTTTGTCTCAAACGAAGTTGAAAAGCCGAGCGGAATGCTTTTCTTCACATTTAACAAACCTATACAGTTAGGGCCTAAAATCGTTATCCCCGCTTTTTTAGCTTTTTCCAGCACTTCTTCTTGCAATCGTTCACCCTCTTCACCGATTTCTGCAAAACCTGAACCGAAAAGAATCACACTGCGGACATTTTTTTGCTCGCATTCGGAGAGAATTTGCATCATTCTTTTAGAAGAGACGGCGATTAAAGCAACGTCTACTTCTCCGGGAATGTCGAGAAGGCTAGGATAGCAGGTAAAGCCTGCTATCTCCTCGTACTTCGGATTTATCGGGTAAATTTGCCCTTTAAATTGATGTCGAATTAAATTTTTCATAGGTTTTCCGCTGATGGATGTAAAATCTTGGGATACTCCTACTATCGCTATCGATTCAGGGTTCAGTAATCGTTCGATGGCTTCTCTTTTAGACATATTGAAACCTCCTTGTTAATGTTACCTTTGACTCACGTTTTCTTCCGTTGTATTCCCTATCTTCTTGCTTATATAAGTAATAACATAAAAGATTATCAACATTGTAACGACAATCATATTTACTGCGAAGTTAGGAACTAGCATCGCGATACCACCAATAGAGAAAATGACCCTGTGAATCATTGTCATGCTGCCATAGCCAATAAGATATCCTTGCAACGCGGATGCAATAAGGAAGACGCCGACCAATGCCGTACCGATGCTAAGTAGCGATTCCGTCAATGTGCCACTCCAAATTAATGCAGGTTGGTACACAATGAAAAACGGGATGAAAAACGTAACGATACCCAATTTTGTCGATACAACTGATGTTTTCAATGGGCTCGAATTTGCTATTCCGGATGCCGTAAACGAGGCAAGCGCGACAGGCGGTGTAATGTAAGATGCAGTTGCCCAGTATAGAACGAATAAATGGGCCGCAATAGGATCAACACCAACCCCTACTAATGCAGGAGCCAACACAATAGCTAAAAAGATATAACTTGCAGAAACGGTCATCCCCATACCGAGAATGAAACTTGTGATCGCGCCGGCAATCAATAGCAGTAAAAGATTATCACCTGCCATCATAACCAGTTCTCTTGAGAATGAGAAGGAAACGCCTGTTGCAGAAAAAGCTCCTACGATTAAACCGACACCCGCAATCAAGGAAATAATTTCTCCAAGCACTTTGCCAGTGTCCACGATCATATCTCCGAGATTCTGCAAACTAAAACGTGTAGACTTCCGTAATGTAGCCAAAATAAGAATTAAAGCGCTGGCATAGTACGGCGCTTGTCCCTCCGATTGAATAAACACGAGAACGAGAATCAGCGTTATCATGCTTGCCAGGTAAATCCAACCTTGGCTTAAAGTCTTTAACACCGGTGGCAACTCCCTTTTCGGAATCCCGCGTAAATCATGTTTGGCAGCATAGCCATCTACCTGGAGAAACACAGCTATAAAATACAAAGCTGCCGGAATGGCCGCCGCCACTACAATTTCTAAATACGCAACGCCGACGAACGATGCCATAATAAAAGCGGCAGAACCCATGATAGGCGGTGCAATCGTTCCACCGGTTGATGAGGTTGCTTCAACGGCCGCCGCATACTCGGAATCGTATCCGGATTGCTTCATCGCTGGGATCGTCATTTGACCGGTCGTCACGGTATTTGAAATCGCACTCCCGCTTAACATCCCAAAAAATGCGCTCCCCGCAACGGAAACTTTCGCCTCTCCACCTCTTTGACTACCAAAAACCGACTGCGCCAACTTGAAGAAAAACGTACCTCCTCCGGTATGTGTGAGAATCACGCCAAACACTAGGAACCCAACAACCAATGACCCCACCGTATCCAAAGGAACACCAAGCACACTATTTGTACTCATGATATGGTTATTTGCCAAGGTAATAAAGTCGAAGTTTTGCCCTTGTAAAAAATACACCGGGATCACATGGGCAAAAAGCGGATAAATCGATATGATACCGCAAATGGCAAATAAAATCTTCCCTCCGGCCCGGCGTAATATTTCAAGAACAAGCACCCATAGTACAACCGCGGCAATGGTCGGTGCTACCGGTGCCACCCAGTCCCATCCTTCCAAAATAATGCGCTCACTGTTGAGGCCTAAATAAAGGGTTGCGACAAGTGTCAACGCAAAACAGATAACATCGTAATAACGAATGGAGGTATCTGTTTTCTTAGCTGGCAACACTAGGAATGAGATTGACATAAATGTGGCAAGTAAATAATATAAATATTCATTTTGTAACGGAGCAAATCCGAATAATCGTAGATAAAAAACATGATTAACGGATAATAATACCCCTAAAAGCGTCGCGATGATAACAATGACTTTCCAAGGTCCGTGTATACGATTCAAAACCTATCCCTCCATTCTAAGTTAGACACTTCTCTAGAAGTCCTCCGGCACTAGCTCTTCTTTTCGCTCTAACCAGTGCTCCTCTTGTTCGTCCTCGGATAGATTCATATCTTCTGCTTCCTCCTGAACAATAGTCCACGCTTCTTGAAGCTGTTCCTGACGCTCAATTAAGGCATCATTCTCTTCTTGCTTCTCTTCATCCCATATTCCAATTTCTTCAAGATATTGGATGGAACCTTCATGATAAGGCACGCCCATTTCTGCCGGACTCGCAACGATTTCATCAGGGTGATAGGTCCACATATTGGCGGTCGCCCCTTCATAGTTCTCGTACTGCTCGACCATAGATTTCGTAAATGCATACATATCTTCCTCATCTTGGTCTGCATATCCAGCAAACAAATAAGCATGTCCTAAAATTTCATTCACATCGGTCATCCCGGCACCATCATCTATTTCTCTTGGATTAAACCAGGATGCAACGTCATGAACTCGATCCCATCCTTCTTCATCGGACGCCGGCATTTGCAACCAGCGAATCCCGTCAAGGCTATCCGCTTCAAACATCCCTCCGGCTAATGGATTGATCGACGCAACATCAAGTTCACCTTGAATTAGCGCCTCTCCTTGTCCCCCATAATCGTTAAATTCAACGACATCGACGTCATCAAAGGTCAATCCGCCGAAAGCAAGTATAGACTCTGTCTTTATATTAATGGACGTATTTCCGCTAATATGAGGAACGCGCATTCCTTCCAAATCTTCAATTGATTCGATATTTGAGTCCTCGCGCACAGCTATACCAAATGGGGCAATCGGTGCCCATATGGCGCGCATATCTTGAGGACCCCAGCCTAGATGGAAAAATTCCTCCGTCCCTTCAAATGCAAACTTAACTTCATCTCCAATTTTGCCGACATCCGCATCTCTTAAATAAAGAGGCATCATGCGGCCAACACCACTTGAAGATGGAAGCATGCGTATTTGCGTGCCATATGCTTCTGTAATCTCATTGGCCACAGCAGACGCCTCTGCATATCCCCCGGCATTAATATCATATACACTCCACACCATATCTTCCGGCATTTGTTCACCATTTTCGCCTATTTCAAGCGTTTCCGATGAAGCTCTTGGATTCGAACAGCTTGATAATATAAATCCCACCACTAACAGCAAAATAAAAACGCTAGAACGATGATAGTTCAATAGTCGCACCTCCTGAAGTTGTGTTTTTAAATTGTTGGCAACTATAATTCTCTTTGAAAAAATATTATATTTTTAGTTTCAATTTATGGAATCGCTTCCAAATAAGATAAGCGCATTTTATATACCACAATAATTTTTGTCAATAAAAATTAAAACCCTTTCAAACAGTTCTTCCGATTAAAAGGGTAGTCTTTTTTATTTTCTGTAATAGCTCCTCTGCTCTCATTGCTTCACTTAATCTCGTTCCTTACCACAGCGACATATATACCGGATTGCGTTGCTCTGAATCGGTCTTTGGTGACTGCATTTTAATTTCCTTTTTATGTACGTCCTTCGAGTCACTTTCTTTACAGGTCAAGAAAGGGTGATCATATGCACCCCGGAAGCCTCAAAATCAGAGCAGCCGCTACTCCCCGGCGATTACGATTATTTCTCTTTATCCCGGTGATGAGCACCCGATTCATTCAACTAACTGTCAGAGTAAAATCCGTCCTCTGATAAATTCCACTTTATTTTACTTATGAATTGTCAAATAAACTAAGGCAGGTGTGATCACCCAAGGTTTTTAACCATGATTCACATTCCAACCAGCCCGGTTGGAGCACTTTTTCAATCAGCTCAACCCGATTCCCGTTCCTAAGGAGCGCTATTAGATACCCAATGATC
It includes:
- a CDS encoding acetate--CoA ligase family protein — its product is MSKREAIERLLNPESIAIVGVSQDFTSISGKPMKNLIRHQFKGQIYPINPKYEEIAGFTCYPSLLDIPGEVDVALIAVSSKRMMQILSECEQKNVRSVILFGSGFAEIGEEGERLQEEVLEKAKKAGITILGPNCIGLLNVKKSIPLGFSTSFETKEGFLSGNVGFASQSGALGFSLFGLAQEENIGFSHVINTGNQIDLHTLDCIAYMLEDGDTDVVAGYLEGIPDGEMLIRLAKRAKTLKKPLIVLKAGRSEIGRKAAMSHTASLTGSDETFQAIAKQYGLVTANDVDDMIDLMKVFSRGKQSNGNRVVTISNSGAAGIAMADYSEPLGLELVRLPNETQAKVEEIIPSYGSALNPIDITAQALKEQHIFTDTLEVLINEDEVDVIVIQTTFGGELGQKICKKVAEIDKTTAKPIIVTITGTAEITGEGRTILEKANVPVYTTSYKTMFAIKHLSNFSRFSRGQEPDQFEDGGVQIEENIDATGIWTEVRVKKELDSLGIKIPRGTLIKDRAHLQEVKTNVHYPVVCKGISKDVLHKTDAGSVKANIKDAAELEEAYESIVSSLHVYNPDADVEGILAEEMLQDESVEMFIGVKEDPQFGPLIVCGLGGIFVEVLKDISIRRAPITDKEAFAMLKELKGYPLLEGVRGGTTRDIQALTDALVRISQFASTHQERIQEMDINPLWVFEDGKGIAALDGIIVWKQNEETVAKAKPLI
- a CDS encoding TRAP transporter permease, with translation MNRIHGPWKVIVIIATLLGVLLSVNHVFYLRLFGFAPLQNEYLYYLLATFMSISFLVLPAKKTDTSIRYYDVICFALTLVATLYLGLNSERIILEGWDWVAPVAPTIAAVVLWVLVLEILRRAGGKILFAICGIISIYPLFAHVIPVYFLQGQNFDFITLANNHIMSTNSVLGVPLDTVGSLVVGFLVFGVILTHTGGGTFFFKLAQSVFGSQRGGEAKVSVAGSAFFGMLSGSAISNTVTTGQMTIPAMKQSGYDSEYAAAVEATSSTGGTIAPPIMGSAAFIMASFVGVAYLEIVVAAAIPAALYFIAVFLQVDGYAAKHDLRGIPKRELPPVLKTLSQGWIYLASMITLILVLVFIQSEGQAPYYASALILILATLRKSTRFSLQNLGDMIVDTGKVLGEIISLIAGVGLIVGAFSATGVSFSFSRELVMMAGDNLLLLLIAGAITSFILGMGMTVSASYIFLAIVLAPALVGVGVDPIAAHLFVLYWATASYITPPVALASFTASGIANSSPLKTSVVSTKLGIVTFFIPFFIVYQPALIWSGTLTESLLSIGTALVGVFLIASALQGYLIGYGSMTMIHRVIFSIGGIAMLVPNFAVNMIVVTMLIIFYVITYISKKIGNTTEENVSQR
- a CDS encoding TAXI family TRAP transporter solute-binding subunit, producing MNYHRSSVFILLLVVGFILSSCSNPRASSETLEIGENGEQMPEDMVWSVYDINAGGYAEASAVANEITEAYGTQIRMLPSSSGVGRMMPLYLRDADVGKIGDEVKFAFEGTEEFFHLGWGPQDMRAIWAPIAPFGIAVREDSNIESIEDLEGMRVPHISGNTSINIKTESILAFGGLTFDDVDVVEFNDYGGQGEALIQGELDVASINPLAGGMFEADSLDGIRWLQMPASDEEGWDRVHDVASWFNPREIDDGAGMTDVNEILGHAYLFAGYADQDEEDMYAFTKSMVEQYENYEGATANMWTYHPDEIVASPAEMGVPYHEGSIQYLEEIGIWDEEKQEENDALIERQEQLQEAWTIVQEEAEDMNLSEDEQEEHWLERKEELVPEDF